The following are encoded in a window of Brevibacillus sp. DP1.3A genomic DNA:
- a CDS encoding NAD(P)/FAD-dependent oxidoreductase: MNQLIDVGIIGGGPAGMSAALALGRARKSVVVIDEGRPRNRVTSESHGFLTRDGITPSEFRRIAREQISAYPSVHFVEDTTVTITGHDGNFLITTAQGTTYQSKKLLFAVGMKDLPLPVNGLAEVYGKSAFVCPYCDGWELRDQPLVLIANGEKALHLAKMLSGWTNQYTVCTNGPDEFTEEQRLELLQHRVPVFDSPIERIVSVDGMVQRVELTNGNFISCTGIFFAPKLVAGSDLPQALGCQVTEAGTVIVDSFGKTSVPGVYSAGDAATTHYQVITAVALGSAAGMSINNELLLEEWNGQR; the protein is encoded by the coding sequence ATGAATCAACTTATCGATGTAGGGATTATTGGCGGCGGACCAGCAGGTATGAGTGCCGCTCTCGCACTTGGCAGGGCAAGAAAAAGTGTGGTCGTTATCGATGAAGGCCGTCCACGTAATCGCGTTACAAGTGAGTCACATGGCTTTCTTACGAGAGACGGCATCACTCCGAGCGAATTTCGTCGCATTGCAAGGGAGCAAATCAGCGCCTACCCCTCCGTTCACTTTGTGGAGGATACAACAGTAACGATCACGGGACACGATGGAAATTTTCTCATAACGACTGCACAGGGAACGACTTATCAGAGCAAAAAGCTGCTGTTCGCAGTGGGAATGAAGGATCTTCCTTTGCCTGTTAACGGATTAGCAGAAGTGTATGGAAAAAGTGCTTTTGTCTGCCCTTATTGCGATGGATGGGAATTACGCGACCAGCCACTCGTCTTGATCGCCAACGGAGAGAAGGCATTGCATTTGGCAAAAATGCTGTCTGGTTGGACCAATCAATACACCGTCTGCACCAATGGACCAGATGAGTTCACGGAAGAACAAAGGTTGGAGCTGTTGCAGCATCGCGTTCCTGTCTTTGACTCCCCGATTGAGCGTATTGTATCTGTCGATGGGATGGTGCAGCGCGTTGAGCTTACAAATGGCAACTTCATATCGTGCACCGGGATCTTTTTTGCTCCCAAGCTCGTGGCTGGATCTGACTTGCCGCAAGCATTAGGCTGCCAGGTAACGGAAGCAGGTACGGTTATCGTCGACAGCTTTGGGAAAACGAGCGTACCGGGGGTCTACAGTGCTGGTGATGCAGCAACTACACACTACCAGGTGATCACTGCCGTTGCTCTAGGCTCTGCGGCTGGTATGAGTATCAACAACGAACTGCTTTTAGAGGAATGGAATGGTCAACGTTAG